The nucleotide window ATCTACTCGTTCACCGGCGCCTCGCCGCGTTTCCTGCTTGACTTCTCGCGCAGGTTTCCTGACGCCACCGTCGTGCGTCTCGAGCGTGACTACCGGTCCACCCCGCAGGTGGTGTCGCTGGCCAATCGGGTGATCGCCGCCGCCAGGGGCCGTGTCGCTGGCAGCAAGCTGCAGCTGTCCGGTCAGCGTGAACCCGGTCCGGCCCCGTCGTTTCACGAGTATCCTGACGAGGCAGCAGAAGCGGCCGCGGCGGCGGCGTCGATCGCTCGGCTGACCGAATCCGGTGTGTCTCCATCCGAGATCGCCATCTTGTACCGCGTCAACGCGCAGTCCGAGGTTTACGAGGAAGCCTTGACCGAGGCCGGAATCGCCTACCAGGTTCGTGGTGGCGAGGGATTTTTCAACCGCCAGGAGATCAAGCAGGCGGTGGTGGCGTTGCAGCGAGCCGCCGACCGCGGTGTCGAGGGGGCGGTGCCCGACGTGGTTCGCGCAATCCTGGAACCGTTGGGATTGACGGCCGAAGAGCCCGTCGGCACCCGCGCCCGGGAGCGTTGGGAGGGCCTGACCGCTTTGGCTGAACTGGTCGACGATGAGGTGGCGCAGCGTCCCCAACTGCAGCTTCCGGGACTGCTGGCCGAGCTCCGGACCCGCGCCGACGCACGCCATCCACCGGTAGTGCAAGGCGTCACGCTTGCCTCCCTGCATGCGGCCAAGGGCCTCGAATGGGATGCGGTGTTCCTGGTCGGATTGGTTGACGGCACGCTTCCCATTTCACACGCGTTGGCGCACGGTCCCCAGAGCGAACCTGTCGAGGAAGAGCGTCGACTGCTCTACGTCGGAATTACCAGGGCGCGAGTACATTTGACGCTCAGCTGGGCGCTGGCTCGCGCTGCAGGTGGGCGCCAGAGCCGCAAGCCGTCGCGTTTCCTGAACGGCATTGCGCCGCAAACGCGGGTCGATCCGGGGCCGAGCAAGCCGCGTCGCAACCGGGTTGCGACGCGTTGCCGGGTGTGCAACAAGGAGCTGACCACTCCGGCGGCTGTCATGTTGCGAAGATGCGAAACCTGCGCCGGAGACGTCAACGAGGGCTTGCTGTTGCAGCTCAAGTCCTGGCGGCTAAATGTCGCTAAGGAGCAGAACGTGCCCGCCTACATCGTTTTCAGTGATAACACCCTGATTGCGATTGCCGAGCTGCTACCTGACGATGAGTCGGCTCTGATCGCGATACCGGGTATCGGCGCCCGAAAACTCGAACAGTACGGGGCCGACGTGCTGGAGCTGGTTCGACAAGCTCGTTGACTGGGCAAACCCCCAGGTCAAAAATAGGTTGTTAGTGCCGGCTGCTACCGTTTACCCTCTAACAAGTCTTCTGATGCTGGCGCTGGATGCTGGCTTCGGCACGCGCGGTACGAGAGGAGGGTAGTCACGGTGAAGAACATGAATGCGTTCGGTGTAGGCGTGGCGGACCCGGTGTTGACCGCTGGAACCCCCCCTGCCGCTCGCACCGCCCCGTCGGCGGCAGCGGGCAAGCATCGTGTCGCCGCCGCCGCCGCGACTTACGCGTCCGTGGATCGGAGCCCAACGTAGGTACTACGTAGCAGCCCGATTTTCGTCAACAGGCCACGGACCCGAGTCACAAGGATCCGTGGCCAAGTTTTTGGGTCTGCCGCCCCGCAACCTGGTCCGGATCACCTTCAAAGGACAGTCCCAGACCAGGAAGCAGGTGAGGAAGGACATGTCGGCACTGACAGTCCCCAGACAGAAGTTGCCGGTGTTGCCATGTCATGTCGGTAACCCCGACTTATGGTTCGCCGATACGCCCGCCGATCTCGAGCGTGCCAAGACGCTGTGTGCGAACTGCCCGATCCGGCGTCAGTGCCTGGCTGCGGCGCTGGAACGGGCCGAGCCATGGGGAGTTTGGGGCGGGGAGATATTCGAGCGAGGCGAGGTCGTCAGTCGCAAGCGTCCGCGTGGGCGTCCTCGCAAGGTTGCTGCTTAGCGGATGCTGGAGATCGCGGTGAAAGTGCGACCACTGCAACGGTTCTCGACCGTGAGCGACGGTGTCGGTGGTCGCGCTTTGCTGACGATCAGACTGCAGCGGTATCCGGCTCGGCGAAGCCGGGAATCAGTTCCTCGGAGAGGGCCTTGATCGGCACGTGGGCATCCAGCTGGCACAGGATCGCGGCCACCGACGCGATGACCCGCATCGGTATGGCCAGCTTGGGCGGTAGGTCCATTTGCCGCGCCGTCTTGATCTGCGCAACCGATCGGTCAAACTGACTGACGGTCATGCGCTGCAGCCACTTTCGTGTGTAGTGGAAGACGTCGACCTCGATGGGCTCGACGTATTGGCGCAGCATCTCATCGATCTCGAGCACCGAGACCTGTTGTCCACGCTGGATGAACCCGGCCTTCTCCATGGTGGGCAACAGCAGGTCATAATTTTTGTCGCGCGCCAGCCGGATCGTCATCCCCAGCTCGATGGGATAGCCGCCGGGCAGTGGTGCTACGGCGCCGAAATCGATGACGGCCATCCGGTCGTCGGGCAACAGCATGAAATTTCCCGGGTGGGCATCGCCGTGCAGCATCTCCACCCGGCGCGGCGCATCGAAGGTGAGTTCGAGGAGCAGCGTGCCGATGAGGTCGCGCTGTTCTTGCGTCCCGTGGCGAATGATGTGCGCCATCGGCACACCGTCGATCCACTCTTGAATCACCACTTTCGGCGAGCTTGCCACCACATGTGGTACCAGCAAGCGCGGGTGACCGGCGTACGCCTTGGCGAACAGGCGTTGATTCTGTGCCTCCAAGCGGTAGTCAAGTTCCATCTCGGTGCGTTCGATCAGTTCGTCGACGACTCCTTGGACGTCGGCGCCCGGTGACAGTTGTTTGAGGACGCCGACCATCCGTTGCATGGTCTTGAGGTCGGCCCGTAAGGCTTCATCGGCACCCGGGTATTGGATCTTGACCGCGACTTCGCGGCCATCAGACCACACCGCCTTGTGCACCTGTCCGATGCTGGCCGAGGCGATGGGAGTGTCGTCGAACGAACTGAACCGCTCCCGCCATTTGGTGCCCAGTTGCGCGTCCAGTACCCGGTGAACCTTGGCGGCGGGCAGTGGTGGTGCGTCCTTTTGCAGCTTGGTCAGGGCTTCCCGGTACGGCTCTCCGAATTGCTCGGGGATGGCCGCTTCCATCACCGACAACGCCTGGCCGACTTTCATTGCGCCGCCCTTGAGCTCGCCCAAGACCGTGAACAATTGGTTGGCGGCCTTCTCCATCAGCTCGGCGTTGACCTCGTCTTTCGACTTGCCCGTCAACCGCTTGCCGAACCCTAACGCTGCCCTACCAGCAAAGCCGACCGGAATACTGGCCAGCTTGGCGTTGCGCGCGGCACGGCCGCGCTTGATCTCTGACACGTACCCATCATCCATGACGGTTGAGTTGTCGGGGTGTCGATCCGGCCACAACTGGGTCGATGGCGAGCCGTGCGGGTGTGGGTGGGCGGGGTTTGCGGCGTCGGTGATCGTGCTGGTGGGTGTTTGTGCAGTGTGCATGGTGTGACTGGTTGTTTTGCCGTTGGGTGGGGGGTTGGGGTCGGGAGATGGTGGGGTGTGTGTCCGCTGTGGGGGTGGCGTGGCGGGTTTTTCGCATCGCTGTCGGATCGTTTCGTCGGTAGTTGTTAGCCGGGGGTTGTACGGCCAGGAGGTGCGGTGTGTCTTTTGTGACGGTGGTGCCGGAGTTGGTGGCGGATGCGGCCGCTCGGGTGGCTGGTATTGGGGCCTCGGTTGGGGTGGCGGATGCGTCGGCGGCGGTGTCGACGTCGTTGGTGTTGCCGGCGGCCGGGGACGAGGTGTCGGCGGCGATTGCGGGGTTGTTCGGCACGTTTGGTCGGGAGTATCAGGCGATTAGTGCTGAGATGGCGGCGTTCAATGACCGGTTTGTGCAGGTCTTGAGCGGGGGTGTGGGTGCCTATGTGCAGGCTGAGGTGGCCAATGTGGAGCGTGTTGTGTGGGGTGTGGTGAATGCGCCGACGTTGGCGTTGGTGGGGCGTCCGTTGATCGGTGATGGGGTTAGTGGGGCGCCGGGGAGTGGGGCCGTTGGTGGCGCTGGTGGGTTGTTGTTCGGTAATGGGGGAGCTGGCGGGTCGGGTGCGGCGGGCCAAGCTGGTGGCGCTGGTGGGGCTGCGGGGTTGATCGGTTCGGGTGGGGTTGGGGGCGCGGGTGGGGTGGGCGCTGCGGGCGGTGTTGGGGGTGCTGGGGGGTGGTTGTTCGGTAATGGGGGTGCGGGCGGTGCGGGTGGGGTCGGCGGAAATGGTGGGGCTGGTGGGGATGCGGGGTGGTTTGGTGATGGCGGTGTGGGGGGTGCTGGGGGTGTCGGTAGGGCTGGTGGTGCGGGTGTGTCAAGTCTGGTTGCGGGGGGTTCGGGTACTGCGGGTGCGGCTGGTGGGGATGCGGGCCATGGTGGGGCTGGGGGGCGTGGCGGGGTGGTGTGCGGTAGCGGTGGGGTCGGTGGTGCGGGTGGTGTGGGTGGTGCTGGTGGTGATGGTGGGGCCGGTGCTAGCGGATTGACGTCGAGTGTGGCGGGTGGCAGTGGGGGTTCTGGTGGTGACGGCGGGTCCGGGGCGGCTGGTGGTGCTGGGGGTAATGGTGGTGCTGGTGGTACGGCGGGCAGCGTGTTTGGTCGTGCTGGTGTTGCGGGGGTGGGCGGGGCCGGTGGTGCGGGCGGGGCTGGTGGGTTTGCTGGTGATGGTGGTGATGGTGGGCACGGTGATATGGCGGTTAGCCCGGTCACGGGGGGCGGGTTTGGTGCTGGCGGGGCTGGTGGTCAAGGCGGTAATGCCGGGGTAGGCGGGGTTGGTGGCGCTGGGGGGTTCGGGTCGGTTACGGGGGCGACCGGGGCTGGTGGTGTTGACGGTGGTGGTGGGCACGGCGGTGCTGGCGGCATGGGCGCGGACGCCATCACCGCAGGCGGCAATGGTGGGGCTGGTGGGCGTGGTGGGGATGGCGGGCGCTTCGGTGATGGTGGTCGTGGTGGGGACGGCGGTAACGGTTTGGCCGGGACCGACGGTGAGTCGGGTGTCACCTCGGGTGCTGATGGTCAAGGCGGTACCGGCGGTGGGGCTGGCGGGCACGGCGGGGACGGCGGCGCGGGTGGGGTCGAGGCCGGTAACGGTGGGGCTGGTGGGGCTGGGGGGTCTGGCGGCAACGGGGGTGATGGCGGTAACGGCGCCAACGGTTCGTTGTCGCATGTTGCTGGTGGGGTTGGTGGGCATGGGGGTAACGGCGCTGCGGGCGGGTCTGGCGGTGACGGTGGTGATGGCGGCCAGGGCGGTGCGGCGTTGGCGGCGGGGTATGTCGGGGGTGGTCAAGGCGCTGGTGGGGCTGGCGGTCAGGGTGGTGCTGGCGGGGTGGCCGGTAATGGGGGCACCGGTGGGCACGGCAACATGCTGGTCGATCCGGGGGCGGGTTTTGGGACCGGCGGGGCCGGCGGGGCTGGCGGTGATCCCGGTGCGGGGGGTGCGGGCGGGGCTGGTGGTGCGGGCTCCACCGCGGGTGCCCATGGTGCTGAGGGCAGTAGTCCGACCAGTGGCGGTGATGGCGGTCGTGGTGGGGCGGGTGCGGATGCCACCACCGCGGGTGGCGCTGGTGGGGCTGGTGGGCGTGGTGGAGATGGCGGGCGTGTCGGTGATGGTGGGCGTGGTGGGGATGGCGGGAGCGGCATGGCCGGGATGGCCGGTAGTGATGCCGTGCCGGGGGGCGTGGGTGGGCACGGGGTTAACGGCGGTAATGGCGGGGCCGGTGGGGACGGCGGATCTGGTGGGGTCGACGCCGGTGATGGTGGGGACGGCGGTAACGGCGGGGCTGGGGCTAAAGGTGGGGCCGGTGGAAGCGGTATGACGGCGGCGGGGGCCGATGGCGGGGATGGTGGTAACGGCGGTAGGGGCGGGGTTGGCGGTGCCGGCGGGGACGCCGCTCATGGTGTGGGTGGCGTTGGCGGTGCTGGTGGGGGCGGCGGGGTTGCTGGCGATGGGGGGGCTGGTGGGCAGGGCAGTCTCGGTGTGAACCAGGGCGCCGGTGGTGATGGCGGCGATGGCGGTAATCGGGGTGCCGGTGGTGGTGGCGGGGCCGGCGGAGTCGGTGCTGCGGGGACCGGGGGGCAGGGCGCTAGCGGCGCCACTCCGACCAGCGGGGGCAATGGTGGGGCCGGCGGGAATGGCGCGGATAGCTTCTCGGCGGGTGTGGCCGGGGGTCATGGCGGTGACGGCGGCAATGGTGGGTTCGACGGCAATGGTGGGGCCGGGGGTAATGGTGGTCATGGCGCTACCGGCACCGACGGGTCGGCTGGGCCAAATCCGGGTGATAACGGCGGCACCGGCGGTGATGGTTCTGCAGGTGGTAACGGCGGTAAAGGTGGCAACGGCGGCGCCTTCCACGGTGATGGCGGGGCCGGCGGTAAGGGCGGCGCCGGCGGTGATGGCGGCACCGGTGGCGCCGGTCATGTCGGGGCCGACGGTGCTTTTGCGGGTTCAGATGGCAGCTCCGGTGGGGACGGTGGTCGCGGTGGGGCCGGTGGGGTCGGTGGTAACGGTGGGGCTGGGGGCAGTGCTAACACCATCACTGGCGGTAAGGCCGGCGCCACGGGTGTCGGTGGGGATGGCGGCAACGGTGGTGCCGGCGGGATCGCTGGTGACGGTGGGAACGGCTCGGCTGGCGAGATGGCCGTCAACGGCGGTAAAGGCGGGGATGGTGGTGACGGCGGTAACCCCGGTTTTGGTGGAGCCGGCGGGCAGGGCGGTAGCGGTGCCACTCCCGGTCAGACCGGCGGCGACGGTCTTAGCCCACACAGCGGTGGTAACGGCGGTAACGGGGGGCGCGGCGCCGATGCCATCGCTCCCGGGGGCACCACGGGTCTTAACGGTATTTCTGGTGGTGGCGGCGGGAACGGCGGCGATGGCGGTGACTGGGGTAACGGCGGTCACGGGGGTGCCGGCGGGAATGGCTCGATGGGTTCGGACAACGCCCAGGTCGGCGGGGTCGGGGGTACCGGTGGTACCGGTGGGGTCGGCGGGGCCGGCGGGGCTAGCGGATTGCTCGGCGGTGACGGCGGTAACGGTGGTGACGGCGGTAAGGGCGGCACCGGCGGCACCAGCGGTGCCGGCGCGGCCGGCGCCAACGGCGCCGACGGCACCCGCACGGATAGCGCTGATACCGCCCGCGGTGAGTCCGGAGGCAACGGGGCCAACGGGGTCACCGGCGGCGCGGGCGGCAACGGCGGTAACGGCGGGGCCGCCGGAAGCGCCCGCTCACCGGGTGGACACAACGGCACCATGGGCGCCGGTGGCGACGGCGGTAACGGCGGCCACGGTGGCAACGGCGGTGACGGTGGCGACGGCGGCAATGGAATTCACCTGGTGGCCGGGCTCACGGGCGACGGCGGCAATGGTGGCGATGGCGGTCACGCCGGCGCTGGCGGGGCCGGCGGCCATGGCGGCACCGGCTCGAGCACCGGCAAGACCGGCGACACCGGCACCATTACCGGTACCGGCGGCAACGGCGGCAACGGCGGCAACGGCGGCGACGGCGGTGATCGCGACGGTGACGTACTTACTGGCTTCCGGGGCGATGGTGGTCGTGGCGGTAACGGCGGCAACGGTGCTATCGGCGGCGCCGGCGGCAACGGCGGTACCGGCGGCAACGCCGGCCACATTGACAGTGGTGCGGGCTTCGACGGCGGCGCCGGCGGCTATGGCGGCAATGGCGGCAACGGGGGCCACGGCACCATCGCCGACGGCGCCGCCGGCAACGGCGGCAACGGCGGCAATGGCGGGAAGGGCGACTACGGCGAAGACGGTACGGGCACCGCGGGCGGCAACGGCGGTAGCGGCGGCAACGGCGGCGACGCTGGCCACAGCTCGCTCGGCGACGGCGCCGCTGGCACCGGCGGGAACGGCGGCAAGGGCGGCGACGGCGGCGACGGTCAGGTCGACGGCTTCACCGGCGGCAACGGCGGCAACGGCGGCAGCGGCGGCCTAGGCGGCCACAGCGGCGCTGGCGACGGGGCCGCCGGTCTCGGCGGGGCCGGCGGTAACGGCGGTAACGGCGGCGACGGTAACTGGGGTAACCCAGGCGGTTACGGCGGCAACGGCGGCAGCGGCGGCCCAGGTTCCACCGGCGGCGTCGGCGGCGTGGGCGGCAACGGGGGTAACGGCGGCGGCGCGGCATTCACCGGCGCTGCCGGTGCCGGCGGGCCCGGTGGTGCGGGTGGCAATGGCGGCACCAGCATTGGGCAGGGCATCGCCGGTGGTGCGGGCGGTGCCGGCGGTAACGGCGGCATCGGTGGCCCGGGGTACGCCTTAGGCGGCGACGGCGGCTTCGGTGGACACGGCGGCAACGGCGGCAACGGAGGCGATGCCGCCCTTGGCAACGGCGGCACCGGCGGCAGCGGCGGCAATGGCGGTTCGGGTGGCACCGGCAGCATCGGGTCGGGTGGTACCGGCGGTACCGGTGGCACCGGTGGCACCGGCGGTAAGGGCAGCAACGGGATTTCGACGAAACTTGGAGGTGCCGGGGGTTTGGGTCAGGCCGGCAGTCCAAGCACGGTTGGCTCTGGCGGTGGTTCCGGTGGTTCGGGTGGTTCCGGCGGCCCCGGCGGGGTGCCGTCACCGTAGCGTCCAGCTCGTGTGCGCCCGTCAAATCACGCAGGACGAGTCGGGCCCAACCGCTCGTGGGCGTGGCGTGTCGCCTCGTCGCGGCACCGGCGAACGCGCAATGCATGCACTATGTAATGTCTTGCGGGTCCCGATGACTCGTCGCAACTCACGTTCGAAGGGTGGAGCGCAGAAAGCTATGGCAGCAAAACAAACGCAACACGACGCCGCCGACGCCCTGTTCCGGGCGATCATCGAGACGTTGGACAAGCACCGCAAAGAGGGCAGTCTGACCGAGGGGGTGTTGGACGACTTGGCCAGAGCGTATGCGTCGATCTCGACAAACGTCCCGGAGCAGGGCCGGCTGGGCTAGGCGGGCCTAGGGGCCGGCGTCAACACGAGCACAACGGGTGCCGGGTCCAGTGCCGCGCCACGATGGAGCCGGCTTTCAGGTCGAACTCCAAAGTCGCGTTCAGCGCCGAGGGTGGTTCGGGAGGGGTCTGCTGTCCGCGCACCGCGGCGATCACCCCGTTGACCTGACTGAGCGCTAGCGCCGTCGTCGCCAGCAGCGTTCCCCGATCAGCCACCCCGACGGCGTCGCGCAGCTGTGCAGCGATGGCCGGCCACGCGGCGTCCCGGTCGGTGCGGTGCAGATCAGCGCACCCGAGGCAGCTGGTCACCCCCGGGATGACCAGCGGTCCCACCAACCCGGTGCCGTCGCGCACCCGAACGGGAAGGTGAGGAACACCCTCGCCTTGCAGATCGCGCACCAGCCGCGGATCGGCGACCAGGTAGTCGGACAACACCACCAAATCCGCGGCCGCGGGGGTCGCCCCCGCATGCAGTTGGCTGCTCTGCCTAACGCGGGCACCCGAGCAGCGCAACGCCTGCACCAGTAGGTCCGACAGCGGTCCGCGACCGTGCACTCGGATCGATGGTGTGCGGCCCTTGGCCGGGCGACATTCGCGAGTCGCGACGCCCGCGCTGAGCAACTGCCTGATGAGGCCAGCGACTTTGCTCCCATCCGCCAACCCGCGGTCGGCGGCGTGGCGCTGCAGTTCGGTGAGCGCCATTGGTGATCGCATGCTCCGCAGCAGCGCCGCCAAGGCCGTCGCGGCCAGGCCGTTCGGTGGATGAACCAGCACGGCCCGGCCCGGGGCCCATCCCACTTGCACGGCGCCGTCGGGACGCAATAGCACTGGCATCGCCGGATCCAACGAAAACAAGGTGAGCGCGGTCTGGGGCATGA belongs to Mycobacterium basiliense and includes:
- a CDS encoding ATP-dependent DNA helicase UvrD2, which produces MLMVADSMTAKLDDEQREAVLAARGPVCVLAGAGTGKTRTITHRIAQLVAGGHVAAGQVLAVTFTQRAAGEMRSRLRALDAAAQTGSGVGSVQALTFHAAAHRQLRYFWPRVVGDIGWQLLDSKFAIVARAASRARMNASTDDVRDLAGEIEWAKASLIGPEEYPTAVAAAGRDTPLDAGRIAVVYSEYESLKVRDESVTLLDFDDLLLHTAAAIENDAAVAEEFRDRYRCFVVDEYQDVTPLQQRVLSAWLGDRDDLTVVGDANQTIYSFTGASPRFLLDFSRRFPDATVVRLERDYRSTPQVVSLANRVIAAARGRVAGSKLQLSGQREPGPAPSFHEYPDEAAEAAAAAASIARLTESGVSPSEIAILYRVNAQSEVYEEALTEAGIAYQVRGGEGFFNRQEIKQAVVALQRAADRGVEGAVPDVVRAILEPLGLTAEEPVGTRARERWEGLTALAELVDDEVAQRPQLQLPGLLAELRTRADARHPPVVQGVTLASLHAAKGLEWDAVFLVGLVDGTLPISHALAHGPQSEPVEEERRLLYVGITRARVHLTLSWALARAAGGRQSRKPSRFLNGIAPQTRVDPGPSKPRRNRVATRCRVCNKELTTPAAVMLRRCETCAGDVNEGLLLQLKSWRLNVAKEQNVPAYIVFSDNTLIAIAELLPDDESALIAIPGIGARKLEQYGADVLELVRQAR
- a CDS encoding WhiB family transcriptional regulator, with protein sequence MSALTVPRQKLPVLPCHVGNPDLWFADTPADLERAKTLCANCPIRRQCLAAALERAEPWGVWGGEIFERGEVVSRKRPRGRPRKVAA
- a CDS encoding macrolide-binding ATPase MABP-1; translation: MDDGYVSEIKRGRAARNAKLASIPVGFAGRAALGFGKRLTGKSKDEVNAELMEKAANQLFTVLGELKGGAMKVGQALSVMEAAIPEQFGEPYREALTKLQKDAPPLPAAKVHRVLDAQLGTKWRERFSSFDDTPIASASIGQVHKAVWSDGREVAVKIQYPGADEALRADLKTMQRMVGVLKQLSPGADVQGVVDELIERTEMELDYRLEAQNQRLFAKAYAGHPRLLVPHVVASSPKVVIQEWIDGVPMAHIIRHGTQEQRDLIGTLLLELTFDAPRRVEMLHGDAHPGNFMLLPDDRMAVIDFGAVAPLPGGYPIELGMTIRLARDKNYDLLLPTMEKAGFIQRGQQVSVLEIDEMLRQYVEPIEVDVFHYTRKWLQRMTVSQFDRSVAQIKTARQMDLPPKLAIPMRVIASVAAILCQLDAHVPIKALSEELIPGFAEPDTAAV
- a CDS encoding PE family protein encodes the protein MSFVTVVPELVADAAARVAGIGASVGVADASAAVSTSLVLPAAGDEVSAAIAGLFGTFGREYQAISAEMAAFNDRFVQVLSGGVGAYVQAEVANVERVVWGVVNAPTLALVGRPLIGDGVSGAPGSGAVGGAGGLLFGNGGAGGSGAAGQAGGAGGAAGLIGSGGVGGAGGVGAAGGVGGAGGWLFGNGGAGGAGGVGGNGGAGGDAGWFGDGGVGGAGGVGRAGGAGVSSLVAGGSGTAGAAGGDAGHGGAGGRGGVVCGSGGVGGAGGVGGAGGDGGAGASGLTSSVAGGSGGSGGDGGSGAAGGAGGNGGAGGTAGSVFGRAGVAGVGGAGGAGGAGGFAGDGGDGGHGDMAVSPVTGGGFGAGGAGGQGGNAGVGGVGGAGGFGSVTGATGAGGVDGGGGHGGAGGMGADAITAGGNGGAGGRGGDGGRFGDGGRGGDGGNGLAGTDGESGVTSGADGQGGTGGGAGGHGGDGGAGGVEAGNGGAGGAGGSGGNGGDGGNGANGSLSHVAGGVGGHGGNGAAGGSGGDGGDGGQGGAALAAGYVGGGQGAGGAGGQGGAGGVAGNGGTGGHGNMLVDPGAGFGTGGAGGAGGDPGAGGAGGAGGAGSTAGAHGAEGSSPTSGGDGGRGGAGADATTAGGAGGAGGRGGDGGRVGDGGRGGDGGSGMAGMAGSDAVPGGVGGHGVNGGNGGAGGDGGSGGVDAGDGGDGGNGGAGAKGGAGGSGMTAAGADGGDGGNGGRGGVGGAGGDAAHGVGGVGGAGGGGGVAGDGGAGGQGSLGVNQGAGGDGGDGGNRGAGGGGGAGGVGAAGTGGQGASGATPTSGGNGGAGGNGADSFSAGVAGGHGGDGGNGGFDGNGGAGGNGGHGATGTDGSAGPNPGDNGGTGGDGSAGGNGGKGGNGGAFHGDGGAGGKGGAGGDGGTGGAGHVGADGAFAGSDGSSGGDGGRGGAGGVGGNGGAGGSANTITGGKAGATGVGGDGGNGGAGGIAGDGGNGSAGEMAVNGGKGGDGGDGGNPGFGGAGGQGGSGATPGQTGGDGLSPHSGGNGGNGGRGADAIAPGGTTGLNGISGGGGGNGGDGGDWGNGGHGGAGGNGSMGSDNAQVGGVGGTGGTGGVGGAGGASGLLGGDGGNGGDGGKGGTGGTSGAGAAGANGADGTRTDSADTARGESGGNGANGVTGGAGGNGGNGGAAGSARSPGGHNGTMGAGGDGGNGGHGGNGGDGGDGGNGIHLVAGLTGDGGNGGDGGHAGAGGAGGHGGTGSSTGKTGDTGTITGTGGNGGNGGNGGDGGDRDGDVLTGFRGDGGRGGNGGNGAIGGAGGNGGTGGNAGHIDSGAGFDGGAGGYGGNGGNGGHGTIADGAAGNGGNGGNGGKGDYGEDGTGTAGGNGGSGGNGGDAGHSSLGDGAAGTGGNGGKGGDGGDGQVDGFTGGNGGNGGSGGLGGHSGAGDGAAGLGGAGGNGGNGGDGNWGNPGGYGGNGGSGGPGSTGGVGGVGGNGGNGGGAAFTGAAGAGGPGGAGGNGGTSIGQGIAGGAGGAGGNGGIGGPGYALGGDGGFGGHGGNGGNGGDAALGNGGTGGSGGNGGSGGTGSIGSGGTGGTGGTGGTGGKGSNGISTKLGGAGGLGQAGSPSTVGSGGGSGGSGGSGGPGGVPSP
- a CDS encoding cyclodehydratase, producing the protein MPQTALTLFSLDPAMPVLLRPDGAVQVGWAPGRAVLVHPPNGLAATALAALLRSMRSPMALTELQRHAADRGLADGSKVAGLIRQLLSAGVATRECRPAKGRTPSIRVHGRGPLSDLLVQALRCSGARVRQSSQLHAGATPAAADLVVLSDYLVADPRLVRDLQGEGVPHLPVRVRDGTGLVGPLVIPGVTSCLGCADLHRTDRDAAWPAIAAQLRDAVGVADRGTLLATTALALSQVNGVIAAVRGQQTPPEPPSALNATLEFDLKAGSIVARHWTRHPLCSC